In Streptomyces ambofaciens ATCC 23877, a single genomic region encodes these proteins:
- a CDS encoding ABC transporter ATP-binding protein: MTMFRTGARGDDPGPAAPEALRLVKVTRTYGTAENAVTALDGVTLTLGRGTFTAVMGPSGSGKSTLLQCAAGLDRPDAGIVCVDGTELTGGTEAELTRFRRGRVGFVFQQYNLLETLTVAQNTVLPLRLAGRRVDRRRTREILAGVGLGDRLGHRPDQLSGGQRQRVAIARALVTEPRVVFADEPTGALDTRSARQVMLLLRQAVRVHGRTVVMVTHDPVAASYADSVLFLADGRLAGRMDAPTPDTVAERLAHLGDDVAAGV, from the coding sequence ATGACGATGTTCCGCACCGGCGCACGAGGCGACGACCCGGGCCCCGCCGCCCCGGAGGCGCTCCGCCTGGTCAAGGTGACCAGGACCTACGGCACCGCCGAGAACGCCGTGACCGCGCTGGACGGGGTGACGCTGACGCTGGGGCGCGGCACCTTCACCGCGGTCATGGGACCGTCGGGCTCGGGCAAGTCCACGCTGTTGCAGTGCGCGGCCGGGCTCGACCGGCCGGACGCCGGCATCGTGTGCGTGGACGGTACGGAACTGACGGGGGGCACCGAGGCGGAGCTGACCCGGTTCCGGCGCGGCCGGGTCGGCTTCGTGTTCCAGCAGTACAACCTGCTGGAGACGTTGACGGTCGCGCAGAACACGGTGCTGCCGCTCAGACTCGCCGGTAGGCGGGTGGACCGGAGGCGGACCCGGGAGATCCTGGCCGGCGTCGGCCTCGGGGACCGGCTCGGCCATCGGCCCGACCAGCTCTCCGGCGGTCAGCGGCAGCGGGTGGCGATCGCCCGCGCCCTGGTCACCGAGCCCCGCGTCGTCTTCGCGGACGAACCCACCGGTGCCCTGGACACGCGCAGCGCGCGGCAGGTGATGCTGCTGCTGCGGCAGGCGGTGCGGGTGCACGGCCGGACCGTGGTGATGGTGACGCACGACCCGGTCGCCGCCTCCTACGCCGACTCGGTCCTCTTCCTCGCCGACGGGCGGCTGGCGGGGCGGATGGACGCCCCGACCCCCGACACGGTCGCGGAGCGGCTCGCGCACCTCGGCGACGACGTCGCGGCGGGGGTGTGA
- a CDS encoding PIG-L deacetylase family protein, which translates to MTKPTTTQLEPMPGDWRRALAVVAHPDDLEYGCSAAIASWTDEGREVAYVLATRGEAGIDTLAPGECAAVREREQRASAAVVGVGEVEFLDHRDGVVEYGTALRRDIAAAIRRHRPELVITLNHRDTWGGVAWNTPDHVAVGRATLDAAGDAGNRWIFPELTERGLEPWDGVRWVAVAGSSSPTHAVDAGPGLERAVRSLLEHRTYIEALTDEDPETYVRGFLTGYAEAAGERFGGRPAVTFEVFAR; encoded by the coding sequence ATGACCAAGCCGACGACCACGCAACTGGAGCCCATGCCCGGCGACTGGCGACGCGCCCTCGCCGTCGTCGCCCACCCGGACGACCTGGAGTACGGCTGCTCGGCGGCGATCGCGTCCTGGACCGACGAGGGCCGTGAGGTCGCCTACGTCCTCGCGACCCGCGGCGAGGCGGGCATCGACACCCTGGCGCCCGGTGAGTGCGCCGCCGTGCGGGAGCGGGAGCAGCGGGCGAGCGCGGCCGTGGTCGGCGTGGGCGAGGTGGAGTTCCTCGACCACCGGGACGGTGTCGTCGAGTACGGCACCGCCCTGCGCCGCGACATCGCCGCCGCGATCCGCCGGCACCGCCCCGAGCTGGTCATCACCCTCAACCACCGCGACACCTGGGGCGGCGTCGCCTGGAACACCCCGGACCACGTCGCCGTCGGCCGCGCCACGCTGGACGCGGCGGGTGACGCCGGAAACCGCTGGATCTTCCCGGAGCTGACCGAGCGGGGCCTCGAACCCTGGGACGGCGTGCGCTGGGTCGCGGTCGCCGGTTCCTCCTCGCCCACGCACGCGGTGGACGCCGGACCCGGACTGGAGCGCGCGGTCCGCTCCCTGCTCGAACACCGCACGTACATCGAGGCGCTCACCGACGAGGACCCGGAGACGTACGTGCGCGGCTTCCTCACCGGCTACGCCGAGGCCGCGGGCGAGCGGTTCGGCGGGAGGCCGGCGGTGACCTTCGAGGTCTTCGCGCGGTAG
- a CDS encoding cupin domain-containing protein gives MFEAKTLDKPDERRDFPRGHIEAVHMEGLDFAVATFEPGWRWSESVAPIAGTDSCMIHHNCYVAEGRMCVRMDDGAESEVGPGDVFVCSPGHDAWVVGDDQCVVYDFAGGMAKEYAKAD, from the coding sequence ATGTTCGAGGCAAAGACGCTCGACAAGCCGGACGAGCGACGCGATTTCCCCCGCGGGCACATCGAGGCCGTGCACATGGAGGGACTCGACTTCGCCGTCGCCACCTTCGAACCGGGCTGGCGCTGGTCGGAGTCCGTGGCGCCCATCGCGGGCACCGACAGCTGCATGATCCACCACAACTGCTACGTCGCCGAGGGCCGCATGTGCGTCCGCATGGACGACGGCGCGGAGAGCGAGGTGGGCCCCGGGGACGTCTTCGTCTGCTCGCCCGGCCACGACGCCTGGGTCGTGGGGGACGACCAGTGCGTCGTGTACGACTTCGCGGGTGGCATGGCGAAGGAGTACGCCAAGGCGGACTAG
- a CDS encoding pentapeptide repeat-containing protein, producing the protein MRETMADRAELRGDCARCFGLCCVALPFSRSADFAIDKDAGQPCPNLGGDHRCGIHARLRESGFTGCTVYDCFGAGQKVSQVTFGGPDRRTGPPERTRAMLDVFPVVRQLHELLWYLTEALTLPAARPVHADLRRALTDTERLTDGTPEELAVLDVPAHRQRVNALLLRTSELVRAGTRGRKKNRRNADLMGARLRGADLAGADLRGAYLIAADLTGADLRGADLIGADLRDADLTDADLTGAFFLTQPQLTAARGSVGTVLPASVIRPGHWTAGR; encoded by the coding sequence ATGCGAGAAACCATGGCTGACCGGGCAGAACTGCGCGGCGACTGCGCACGGTGCTTCGGCCTGTGCTGCGTGGCCCTGCCCTTCTCCCGCTCGGCGGACTTCGCGATCGACAAGGACGCCGGACAGCCCTGCCCCAACCTGGGGGGCGACCACCGCTGCGGCATCCACGCCCGGCTGCGGGAGAGCGGCTTCACCGGCTGCACCGTCTACGACTGCTTCGGCGCCGGGCAGAAGGTCTCGCAGGTCACCTTCGGGGGACCGGACCGGCGGACCGGGCCCCCGGAGCGGACCCGGGCCATGCTCGACGTGTTCCCGGTCGTCCGCCAGCTGCACGAGCTGCTCTGGTACCTGACCGAAGCGCTGACCCTGCCCGCGGCTCGCCCCGTCCATGCCGACCTGCGCCGCGCCCTGACCGACACCGAACGCCTCACCGACGGGACCCCCGAGGAGCTGGCCGTCCTGGACGTCCCCGCCCACCGGCAGCGGGTCAACGCGCTCCTGCTGCGCACCAGCGAACTCGTGCGGGCCGGCACGCGCGGCAGGAAGAAGAACCGCCGGAACGCCGACCTGATGGGCGCCCGGCTGCGGGGCGCCGACCTCGCCGGGGCGGACCTGCGCGGCGCCTACCTGATCGCCGCCGACCTCACCGGCGCGGACCTGCGGGGTGCCGACCTGATCGGCGCGGACCTGCGCGACGCCGACCTGACGGACGCGGACCTCACGGGCGCGTTCTTCCTGACCCAGCCGCAGCTCACCGCGGCCCGGGGCAGCGTCGGCACCGTGCTGCCTGCGTCAGTCATCCGCCCGGGGCACTGGACAGCGGGGCGCTGA
- a CDS encoding alpha/beta fold hydrolase, translating into MSVSYRQPGVVLTDRRFTVPLDHADPTGETIELYAREAVASDKAHQDLPWLVYLQGGPGFGANRFVGRPSWLGRALKEYRVLLLDQRGTGASTPANRQTLPLRGGPAEQADYLTHFRADAIVRDCEAIRPEVTGGAPWAVLGQSFGGFCTVAYLSLAPEGLSTALITGGLPSLDAHADDVYRAAYPRIERKVVAHYARYPQDVERARRIADHLLSHDVVLPNGYRFTVEAFQSLGAMLGAGDGSHRLHFLLEDAFVRAPHGHELSDAFQEQAQNLLSYAGHPLYALVHEAIYGQDTRPTDWSAERVRAEFPRFDAAKALAGDEPLLFTGESIHPWMFDCDPALRPLRETAQLLAARTDWTPLYDPARLAANEVPAAAAVYHDDMYVDTAHALTTARTVRGLRTWVTDEFEHDGVRAGGPRVLDRLLALARDEA; encoded by the coding sequence TTGAGCGTCAGCTACCGCCAGCCCGGCGTCGTCCTCACCGACCGCCGTTTCACCGTGCCCCTCGACCACGCCGACCCCACCGGCGAGACCATCGAGCTGTACGCCCGCGAGGCCGTCGCGAGCGACAAGGCGCACCAGGACCTGCCGTGGCTCGTCTATCTCCAGGGCGGCCCCGGCTTCGGGGCGAACCGTTTCGTCGGCCGGCCCTCCTGGCTCGGCCGCGCCCTGAAGGAGTACCGCGTCCTGCTCCTGGACCAGCGCGGCACCGGCGCCTCGACGCCCGCCAACCGCCAGACGCTCCCGTTGCGCGGCGGCCCCGCCGAGCAGGCCGACTACCTCACCCACTTCCGCGCCGACGCCATCGTCCGGGACTGCGAGGCCATCCGCCCCGAGGTCACCGGCGGCGCCCCGTGGGCCGTCCTCGGCCAGAGCTTCGGCGGTTTCTGCACCGTCGCGTACCTGTCGCTGGCCCCCGAGGGCCTGAGCACCGCCCTGATCACCGGCGGCCTGCCCTCCCTGGACGCCCACGCCGACGACGTCTACCGGGCCGCCTACCCCCGCATCGAACGCAAGGTCGTCGCGCACTACGCCCGCTACCCGCAGGACGTCGAACGCGCCCGCCGCATCGCCGACCACCTGCTCAGCCACGACGTGGTCCTGCCGAACGGCTACCGGTTCACCGTCGAGGCCTTCCAGTCCCTCGGCGCCATGCTCGGCGCCGGCGACGGGAGCCACCGCCTGCACTTCCTCCTGGAGGACGCCTTCGTCCGCGCCCCGCACGGGCACGAGCTGTCCGACGCGTTCCAGGAGCAGGCGCAGAACCTGCTCTCGTACGCGGGCCACCCGCTCTACGCCCTCGTCCACGAGGCCATCTACGGTCAGGACACGCGCCCCACCGACTGGTCGGCCGAGCGGGTCCGCGCCGAGTTCCCGCGCTTCGACGCCGCCAAGGCCCTGGCCGGCGACGAGCCGCTCCTGTTCACCGGCGAATCGATCCACCCCTGGATGTTCGACTGCGACCCGGCGCTGCGTCCGCTGCGCGAGACCGCGCAGCTCCTCGCCGCCCGCACCGACTGGACACCGCTGTACGACCCCGCCCGCCTCGCGGCCAACGAGGTGCCGGCCGCGGCGGCCGTCTACCACGACGACATGTACGTCGACACCGCCCACGCGCTGACCACCGCCCGCACCGTCCGGGGCCTGCGCACCTGGGTCACCGACGAGTTCGAGCACGACGGCGTGCGGGCCGGCGGCCCCCGCGTCCTGGACCGGCTGCTCGCCCTCGCCCGCGACGAGGCCTGA
- a CDS encoding class I SAM-dependent methyltransferase: protein MPEDAESPKLRSNRAALPHKVGYALRHPERVGPYLRRAGRDAWLRLTHPDHVGYYRAVMASDTRRDPQAAVGSRTHDRWLALGRMQFEYLVEHGLRPEHRMLDIGCGNLRGGWRFIDHLDTGHYYGIDISPDILIAAKRTVTEHGLQAKLPHLTLTGDLRLDFLPGDHFDVVHAHSVFSHSPLRVIDECLAHVGRVLTATGFFDFTFDRTEGAEHHVLREDFYYRTDTLLTLAAQRNLHARFMEDWERRPHGQSKIRVSRSPLPPRAA from the coding sequence ATGCCCGAGGACGCCGAGTCCCCGAAGCTGCGCAGCAACCGTGCCGCGCTCCCCCACAAGGTCGGCTACGCGCTGCGCCACCCGGAGCGGGTCGGGCCGTACCTCCGAAGGGCCGGCCGGGACGCGTGGCTGCGGCTCACACACCCGGACCACGTCGGCTACTACCGGGCGGTGATGGCCTCCGACACCCGCCGCGACCCTCAGGCCGCGGTGGGCAGCCGCACCCACGACCGCTGGCTGGCACTCGGACGGATGCAGTTCGAGTACCTGGTCGAGCACGGCCTGCGTCCCGAGCACCGCATGCTCGACATCGGCTGCGGCAACCTGCGCGGGGGCTGGCGGTTCATCGACCACCTCGACACCGGCCACTACTACGGCATCGACATCTCGCCGGACATCCTGATCGCCGCGAAAAGGACCGTGACCGAACATGGACTCCAGGCGAAGCTCCCCCACCTGACCCTCACCGGGGACCTCAGACTGGACTTCCTGCCCGGCGACCACTTCGACGTCGTCCACGCGCACAGCGTCTTCTCGCACTCGCCGCTGCGCGTCATCGACGAATGCCTCGCGCACGTCGGGCGCGTCCTGACCGCCACCGGGTTCTTCGACTTCACCTTCGACCGCACGGAGGGCGCCGAGCACCACGTGCTCCGGGAGGACTTCTACTACCGGACCGACACCCTGCTCACGCTGGCCGCCCAGCGCAACCTGCACGCCCGCTTCATGGAGGACTGGGAGCGGCGGCCGCACGGCCAGTCCAAGATCCGCGTCAGCCGCTCGCCCCTGCCGCCACGGGCGGCGTGA
- a CDS encoding helix-turn-helix transcriptional regulator, whose amino-acid sequence MNEPAPDAARDVERDAVLAALRPVVDGIAATFGPVCEVVLHDYRRPERSVVAVAGSVTGRTVGGAMSEIGMRMLARGDEARDELNYVTRTADGTLLKSSTMALRDSTGTVFGALCVNLDVTAVDRAQALLGALAGTAGALAEPPATTFGDDIDKVVDAIVDAHPLRRDRSWAALDRDRRLELFRDLDGRGVFAVRRSVEQVAARLGISRASAYNYLARARAEAGPAADPDGGHA is encoded by the coding sequence GTGAACGAACCGGCCCCGGACGCCGCAAGGGACGTCGAACGGGACGCCGTACTCGCCGCGCTGCGCCCCGTCGTGGACGGCATCGCGGCGACGTTCGGCCCGGTCTGCGAAGTGGTCCTGCACGACTACCGGCGCCCCGAGCGGTCGGTCGTGGCCGTCGCCGGCTCCGTGACCGGACGGACGGTGGGCGGCGCGATGAGCGAGATCGGCATGCGGATGCTGGCCCGCGGCGACGAGGCGCGGGACGAGCTGAACTACGTCACGCGGACGGCCGACGGCACCTTGCTGAAGTCCTCCACGATGGCCCTGCGCGACTCCACGGGCACCGTGTTCGGGGCCCTGTGCGTCAACCTGGACGTCACCGCCGTCGACCGCGCCCAGGCCCTGCTCGGGGCTCTCGCCGGAACCGCGGGGGCCCTGGCCGAGCCACCGGCGACCACCTTCGGCGACGACATCGACAAGGTGGTCGACGCCATCGTGGACGCCCACCCGCTGCGCCGGGACCGGAGCTGGGCGGCACTGGACCGGGACCGGCGCCTGGAGCTCTTCCGCGACCTGGACGGACGCGGCGTGTTCGCCGTGCGCCGCTCGGTCGAGCAGGTCGCCGCCCGGCTCGGCATCTCCCGGGCCTCCGCCTACAACTACCTCGCCCGGGCCCGCGCCGAGGCCGGCCCGGCCGCCGACCCCGATGGAGGACACGCGTGA
- a CDS encoding alkaline phosphatase D family protein, with protein sequence MAPTGRHSRLAEHAFSPHDAVMGAAVRHLGRRRFLTVTAAAAALAFSTNLPARGAVAAPLRKARITSDPFTLGVASGDPLPGSVLLWTRLAPEPFLEDGGMGTERVTVEWEVALDEYFAAVLFRGTAEAHAEYAHSVHVDVQGLTPGTVYYYRFRTGVWLSPTGRTRTAPAQSSVTSSLKLAAVACQAYQDGYYTVYRHVAQDDVDVVFHLGDYLYEYAVNSAGGERRYTDIVLPDVFNRETMTLADYRLRYSLYKSDEDLKAAHATHPFVVTWDDHETENNYAGSIPENAIPPEEFLLRRAAAYRAFWENQPLRAAQLPQGPDAQLYRRLHWGTLAQFDILDTRQYRSDQAYDDRPHAPGPESDDPARTITGAAQEQWLLNGWQSSSALWNVMPQQVCFSQRKFDVTADAALSMDAWDGYRASRARVVAGAKAAGVDNWLILTGDVHVGYALDVKENFDDPASATVGTEVTCTSVASGRDGVEKPANWDLYMQANPHMKHYDARRGYVRAELGRQSTRLDFRTVSAISTPGAPVATTASFVTEAGAPGLKPA encoded by the coding sequence ATGGCGCCCACGGGCCGTCACAGCCGACTGGCCGAGCACGCCTTCTCCCCGCACGACGCCGTGATGGGCGCCGCCGTACGCCACCTCGGCCGCCGGCGCTTCCTCACCGTCACGGCGGCCGCCGCCGCGCTCGCCTTCTCCACCAACCTGCCGGCCCGCGGCGCGGTCGCCGCGCCCCTGCGCAAGGCCCGGATCACCAGCGACCCGTTCACCCTCGGTGTCGCCTCCGGCGACCCGCTGCCGGGCTCGGTGCTGCTGTGGACCCGGCTGGCGCCCGAGCCGTTCCTGGAGGACGGCGGCATGGGCACGGAGCGGGTCACGGTCGAGTGGGAGGTCGCCCTCGACGAGTACTTCGCGGCCGTCCTGTTCCGGGGCACCGCCGAGGCACACGCCGAGTACGCCCACAGCGTGCACGTCGACGTCCAGGGCCTGACGCCGGGCACGGTGTACTACTACCGGTTCCGCACCGGCGTCTGGCTCAGTCCGACGGGCCGCACCCGCACCGCTCCGGCGCAGAGCAGCGTCACCTCCTCGCTGAAGCTGGCGGCCGTCGCCTGCCAGGCCTACCAGGACGGCTACTACACGGTCTACCGGCATGTCGCCCAGGACGACGTCGACGTCGTCTTCCACCTCGGCGACTACCTCTACGAGTACGCGGTCAACTCGGCCGGCGGAGAGCGCCGTTACACCGACATCGTGCTGCCCGACGTGTTCAACCGCGAGACCATGACCCTCGCGGACTACCGGCTGCGCTACTCGCTGTACAAGAGCGACGAGGACCTCAAGGCCGCCCACGCCACGCACCCCTTCGTGGTCACCTGGGACGACCACGAGACCGAGAACAACTACGCGGGCAGCATCCCGGAGAACGCCATCCCGCCGGAGGAGTTCCTGCTGCGGCGGGCCGCCGCCTACCGCGCCTTCTGGGAGAACCAGCCGCTGCGCGCGGCCCAGCTGCCCCAGGGCCCGGACGCCCAGCTGTACCGCCGGCTGCACTGGGGCACCCTGGCCCAGTTCGACATCCTCGACACCCGCCAGTACCGCTCCGACCAGGCCTACGACGACCGGCCGCACGCACCCGGCCCCGAGTCGGACGACCCGGCGCGCACCATCACCGGCGCCGCGCAGGAGCAGTGGCTGCTCAACGGCTGGCAGAGTTCGTCGGCGCTGTGGAACGTGATGCCCCAGCAGGTCTGCTTCTCGCAGCGCAAGTTCGACGTGACCGCCGACGCCGCGCTCTCCATGGACGCCTGGGACGGCTACCGCGCCTCCCGCGCCCGGGTCGTCGCCGGGGCGAAGGCGGCCGGGGTCGACAACTGGCTGATCCTCACCGGCGACGTGCACGTGGGCTACGCCCTCGACGTCAAGGAGAACTTCGACGACCCGGCCTCCGCCACCGTCGGCACCGAGGTCACCTGCACCTCCGTGGCCAGCGGCCGGGACGGGGTCGAAAAGCCCGCCAACTGGGACCTGTACATGCAGGCCAACCCGCACATGAAGCACTACGACGCCAGGCGCGGCTACGTCCGGGCCGAACTCGGACGTCAGTCGACCCGCCTCGACTTCAGGACCGTCTCCGCCATCAGCACGCCCGGCGCCCCCGTCGCCACGACCGCGTCCTTCGTCACCGAGGCGGGCGCCCCCGGGCTGAAGCCGGCCTGA
- a CDS encoding pyridoxal-phosphate dependent enzyme, protein MTTTTPPVTLDDVRSAAARLAGVAHRTPVVRSRTLDALAGAEVFLKCENLQRVGAFKFRGAYNAASRLTPERLSRGIAAYSSGNHAQAVALAARELGTTAVIVMPEDAPPSKRAATAGYGAEIVTYDRYTGDRVAVAEALAEERGLSLIPPYEHPHVIAGQGTAALELVEETGALDALIAPVGGGGLIAGSATAVKGLHAGTLVIGVEPEAGDDTRRSLAAGRRVTVPVPRTIADGQALPVPGELTFSLNRRLLDGVVLVSDDEIRDAMRFAFERLKTVLEPSGATALAALLTGRAGTLPRRVGVILSGGNVDAGRFAELCGGTR, encoded by the coding sequence GTGACGACCACGACCCCGCCGGTCACCCTCGACGACGTCCGTTCCGCCGCCGCGCGCCTGGCCGGCGTCGCGCACCGCACCCCGGTGGTGCGCTCGCGCACCCTGGACGCCCTGGCCGGCGCCGAGGTCTTCCTCAAGTGCGAGAACCTCCAGCGTGTGGGCGCCTTCAAGTTCCGCGGCGCCTACAACGCGGCCTCCCGCCTCACGCCCGAACGGCTGTCCCGGGGCATCGCCGCCTACTCCTCGGGCAACCACGCCCAGGCGGTCGCCCTCGCCGCGCGCGAGCTGGGCACGACCGCCGTGATCGTCATGCCCGAGGACGCGCCGCCCTCCAAGCGCGCGGCCACCGCCGGCTACGGCGCCGAGATCGTCACCTACGACCGCTACACCGGCGACCGCGTCGCCGTCGCCGAGGCCCTGGCCGAAGAACGGGGGCTGAGCCTGATCCCGCCCTACGAACACCCGCACGTCATCGCCGGACAGGGCACCGCCGCCCTCGAACTCGTCGAGGAGACGGGGGCGTTGGACGCGCTGATCGCACCGGTCGGCGGTGGTGGGCTGATCGCCGGGAGCGCGACCGCCGTCAAGGGCCTGCACGCCGGGACCCTGGTCATCGGCGTCGAACCGGAGGCCGGTGACGACACCAGGCGTTCCCTCGCCGCGGGCCGGCGCGTCACCGTCCCGGTCCCGCGCACCATCGCCGACGGCCAGGCCCTGCCCGTCCCGGGCGAACTCACCTTCTCCCTCAACCGCCGGCTGCTCGACGGGGTCGTCCTGGTCTCCGACGACGAGATCCGGGACGCGATGCGCTTCGCCTTCGAGCGGCTGAAGACCGTCCTCGAACCGAGCGGCGCCACCGCGCTGGCCGCCCTCCTCACCGGCCGCGCGGGCACCCTGCCCCGCCGGGTCGGCGTGATCCTGTCCGGTGGGAACGTGGACGCGGGCCGGTTCGCCGAGCTCTGCGGCGGCACCCGCTGA
- a CDS encoding LacI family DNA-binding transcriptional regulator, translated as MAHSVGIKDVARAAGVSVGTVSNVINRPDTVATETRARVLSAIDRLGYVRSESARQLRAGRSRIMGLLVLDMGNPFFVDVARGAERAARDAGLGVMVCNSAQDPGEEADYLSLFAEQRVRGVLLTPADATGRNIEGFRRHHIPFVLVDRVAEGTTECSVSVDDVAGGALAVRHLVDAGHRSVAYVSGPPGLHQVRDRRTGALNALAEAGLGAEALRELPTERLDVAAGRDAGARLLGLADRPTAVFCANDLLALGVLQALYAAGVRVPEDLAIVGYDDIEFAAAAAVPLTSVRQPAVTMGAMAAELLLEETDLQGTDRTHAHRRVVLQPELVVRRSSLVTR; from the coding sequence ATGGCCCATTCGGTGGGTATCAAGGATGTCGCCCGAGCCGCCGGAGTGTCCGTGGGAACGGTCTCCAACGTCATCAACCGCCCCGACACCGTGGCGACCGAGACCCGGGCGCGGGTGCTGTCCGCGATCGACCGGCTCGGTTACGTCCGCAGCGAGTCCGCGCGCCAGCTCCGCGCGGGCCGCAGCCGCATCATGGGGCTGCTCGTCCTGGACATGGGCAACCCGTTCTTCGTCGACGTCGCCCGCGGCGCCGAACGGGCCGCGCGCGACGCCGGGCTCGGCGTGATGGTCTGCAACAGCGCCCAGGACCCGGGGGAGGAGGCCGACTACCTCTCGCTCTTCGCCGAACAGCGGGTCCGCGGCGTCCTGCTCACCCCGGCCGACGCCACCGGCCGCAACATCGAGGGCTTCCGGCGCCACCACATCCCCTTCGTCCTGGTCGACCGGGTCGCCGAGGGCACCACCGAGTGCTCCGTCTCCGTCGACGACGTCGCGGGCGGCGCGCTGGCGGTACGTCACCTGGTGGACGCCGGACACCGTTCCGTCGCGTACGTGAGCGGCCCGCCCGGTCTGCACCAGGTGCGCGACCGCCGCACCGGCGCCCTGAACGCGCTGGCCGAGGCCGGACTCGGTGCCGAAGCCCTGCGCGAGCTGCCCACCGAACGCCTCGACGTCGCCGCGGGCCGCGACGCGGGCGCCCGGCTGCTCGGTCTCGCCGACCGGCCCACCGCGGTGTTCTGCGCCAACGACCTGCTCGCGCTCGGTGTCCTGCAGGCCCTCTACGCGGCAGGCGTCCGGGTTCCGGAAGACCTCGCGATCGTCGGGTACGACGACATCGAGTTCGCCGCCGCGGCGGCCGTCCCGCTCACCTCCGTGCGCCAGCCCGCCGTCACCATGGGCGCCATGGCCGCCGAGCTGCTTCTGGAGGAGACGGATCTCCAGGGAACCGACCGGACCCACGCGCACCGGCGTGTGGTGCTCCAGCCCGAGCTGGTGGTGCGGCGCTCCAGCCTCGTCACCCGCTGA
- a CDS encoding ABC transporter permease encodes MFVLALRSIRRRPGRFLATLLSAFLGAAVVMTFQSMHDTAGRDGVDPVSADTLGTAAAVVGGYGTLLVFFAVASTLTVNVRQRAAELELLRCSGATPAQLGRMVVGEAVAVALVGAVAAIGPAMLGGRALLGMFQDGGQVARSVAYSFGPVALLSGVAVTLLASAGAALLAVRRVTRGGRERAGAKRFLAYGALATGVAGAGSTLLFSATDEALMAPPAYGAILLSVGFALLSPRLLTGVLDRLPLRGASGWLAVRNLRERADHLAGILVSLILFTAVSTATITMQAVESDAVRASGLVKSVDAKNLETLNLTVVGIVAVFVCVMLVNSLYAATTYRSREFGQQRLAGATPGQVLGVVGAEGAILTLTGVFFGTVAALAGVVPFTVVRTDAVLPDRFPGVWLAMVAVSAAVTLGTSLGTARRTLRTPAVAAVASAA; translated from the coding sequence ATGTTCGTACTGGCCCTGCGGTCGATCCGGCGACGCCCCGGACGGTTCCTCGCGACGCTGCTCTCCGCCTTCCTGGGCGCGGCGGTCGTCATGACGTTCCAGTCGATGCACGACACCGCCGGTCGGGACGGCGTGGACCCGGTCAGCGCGGACACGCTGGGCACGGCGGCGGCGGTCGTGGGCGGCTACGGGACCCTGCTGGTGTTCTTCGCGGTCGCCTCGACGCTGACCGTCAACGTGCGTCAGCGCGCCGCCGAACTGGAGCTGCTGCGCTGCTCGGGGGCGACCCCGGCACAGCTCGGGCGGATGGTCGTGGGTGAGGCGGTGGCGGTGGCCCTGGTGGGTGCCGTGGCGGCGATCGGCCCGGCGATGCTCGGCGGGCGGGCCCTGCTCGGGATGTTCCAGGACGGCGGCCAGGTGGCACGGTCGGTCGCGTACTCCTTCGGTCCCGTCGCGCTGCTCAGCGGCGTGGCCGTCACCCTGCTCGCGTCGGCGGGCGCCGCACTCCTGGCGGTGCGGCGGGTGACGAGGGGCGGCCGCGAGCGCGCCGGGGCCAAGCGCTTCCTGGCGTACGGCGCGCTGGCCACCGGTGTCGCGGGGGCGGGTTCCACCCTCCTGTTCTCCGCGACGGACGAAGCGCTGATGGCACCGCCGGCCTACGGGGCGATCCTGCTGTCGGTGGGCTTCGCCCTGCTGTCGCCGCGGTTGCTGACGGGCGTGCTCGACCGGCTGCCGCTGCGCGGGGCGAGCGGCTGGCTGGCCGTGCGCAACCTGCGCGAGCGGGCCGATCACCTCGCCGGGATCCTGGTGTCGCTGATCCTGTTCACGGCGGTGTCGACGGCGACGATCACCATGCAGGCGGTGGAGAGCGACGCGGTACGGGCCTCCGGCCTGGTCAAGTCCGTCGACGCCAAGAACCTGGAGACGCTCAACCTCACGGTGGTCGGCATCGTCGCCGTGTTCGTCTGCGTGATGCTGGTCAACTCGCTGTACGCGGCGACGACGTACCGCTCCCGTGAGTTCGGGCAGCAGCGGCTGGCGGGGGCGACTCCGGGGCAGGTACTGGGCGTGGTCGGCGCCGAGGGCGCGATCCTGACGCTCACCGGCGTGTTCTTCGGGACGGTCGCCGCGCTGGCCGGGGTGGTGCCCTTCACGGTCGTCCGTACCGACGCGGTGCTGCCGGACCGGTTCCCCGGCGTCTGGCTCGCGATGGTGGCGGTGTCGGCCGCGGTGACGCTGGGGACGAGCCTGGGAACGGCCCGCCGGACGCTGCGCACGCCGGCGGTCGCGGCGGTGGCGTCGGCCGCGTGA